Genomic window (Oryza sativa Japonica Group chromosome 3, ASM3414082v1):
ATTCTCTTTGTTACATCTGTATTGGTATATTATGTTTGGCTTCTCCTCCTTATCAAGGTAAATGCATGTTTAGAAAATAAGTGTtttgatatttatatttaaaCTAAATTCCACTGGCATGATTAATACATGGGAACTGAACATTTTTATTCTTCCTATAATGTGAAGGCACAACAGAATGTTGCAATATGTCCTAGATACACACAGACACATGCACAAAGGGCAAAAGAAGTTGTACATGTGCCCACACTTGATGTTTTATTTCATGACATGAAAACATTTTCTCAATTTATTCTCATAATTTGGGCATGatcttttgataaaaaaaatatgggcaTGGTTTTTTGTGGTTTAACTTCTCTGCTGCTTTCCTACCCTGAGAACACCCATCCATTATCTCAGTATATATCTGTCTTGTTGAACTGTGCTATGCTGTCATAGCATCTTATAAGCAGCAGAAAGTTTCATTATTGGTTTCCGGTAGTATGTTCCTTTCTAATTCCTTTAGGATAATCATGTCAAAGGCACTCAaacaaaatcatgttttgcaaAACTACCATAGTATTTTTCTGCACAAAACTGGTTCAGCTGCTCACATTAAAGAGCACTAAAATCCAGGGTTAATTTGGAGTTAGGTGCCCAATTGCATTAATTGTTGGATTCAacagctttattttttttcctcatgtATGCAGCACAGCTGCAGCATGGTCAATTGGAGCATGCTGATGGAAATGGAGACTGGGTTTTAACTATATTTAAAGCTCTGTCACTGgtaagtatatttttttatagatttttttgtGGCATACTTGTTAATAAGCTTAAATTTATTCATAGTTCGTTTTCCGGGTCCCTTTAATGATAGTCCTTTTTTTTGGTTGCTTCACCTAATGTTCGTCTGAAACGCATCTTCTAGGCTTCTAGCACAATGGTCTTCATCTGTGTTTCTAGTTAAGGTTGACTATGGTACATGTGTTTGTATTTTGTTCTCATTACAAATCTATCATCGTACAAGTAGGAAGTGCAACATTGTTGAAGTGGAGAAATATTAAGCAACGTCTTTTGTAGATAAGCAAGGTTTTCAAACTGCTATGTTGCAAAACGTGGATTGGGTAGTGAAATTTTGACACACATGCTGTCTTTAAGTGGCATTGTTTAATGAACCAGCATGAGATAAGACTTACTTGCGATGAATAAGTGTGATGACAGAAGATACACTTTTTTCTTTAGTATGCTTGAGATGAACTGTTGGTATTTGGAGTTGTTGGAAACTGATGATTTACTAAAAACATCGcctgtttgaaaaaaaaaggagtatatGTTAGCCTCATAAGTTTATCCCCGGTTGACATCTGTCCTTTGTGGATCGTTATAGATTTTTATCATGTGGCGGTGTTACAATTCAACATGTTAACCTTCTGCCTCTACACAGAATCTTCTTTTCTcgttgtaatattttatgacATGCGTTCCTTTGTTGTGATTCCACTTGATTTTGTTTATAACATGTGTGATCCCTATTATAACTACATTGCTTTTTATATCTCCAGGTTCTAGATATGCTGGAGTTCATTCCATCTCATGCAGCGGTACGCTCATCTTTTTTGTAGCCTAAAATTATATGGTCTTGTTCATATCTGTCATTTTTCTCATGGAACTTTTGTTAAAATAAAGTGTTTTAGAACATTGTTGGATGAATcatagagaatttttaaaaccCTTATATATAACTAAGATCACAGACACCCCTTGCAATTCCAATCATATTTCTTGCTAACAAAATGTGAAAGTTTCATGTCTATCCTTAGGAACTGGGGAGCATTAACACATGGTGCTAAACCATGGTAATGAGAAGTGCATATAAGCAACTTAAATTGTATGTTTAGCCCATAATTAAGGATTCAAGGGCCAATGCGCCAAAggagtatttattttaccaTTATACTGGAACATAATACTTAATATTTCCAGAATATTTAGAGGTTACTGGCTTACTGCTAGGAAACCAATAACCAGGTGCAGTGTAAGCATCATTTGTAGAAACCACAGTTTGTTTCTGTATGTGGTTTTATGTTTTATGCCTCTTAGCATTCCTTTTCCTTATGGTACTTTGAACACATATGCAGGTGGTGTTTGACCATGATGGTGAGCTTTTTCAATTGGATAATTCTCATATTCACTGAGTAAACTTTCACTTTATTATTTTAGTATTTTGCTGTGATTGTTTGTTGATTGCTCTCTGCAGCAAACACTTGGTAAATTTTTCTCTGTAAGCTTTGAGCATACGTAGCATGAGATCTTGTCCTGTCTGCAACTTGTTAAATGGCAACGGATGGTGGCAGTGGTCAGCAGTGCCTGTAATGGGAGGTCTAGCCTCCTGGAAACAGAGCTCAAGGAATCTTGAGTCTCTGTCACCTCTTCATATAATGTCAAATCTGTCCTTAAATCCTGGCTTAAAACATACATGCTCTTGAAGAATTTCTTGTGCTTCTTGTGTATGTAACTCATATCAAGACAGAGTAGTAGCTGAGAAATAATATGAATcaggaaagaaacaaaaattcTCCATCTGTCTTTTTAAGAAATGCAATATATTAAGACAAAACCTTCCTCTTTCCTGCTCATATATCCCATTCTCTGATTTGTTCCTTTAATTGCTGATTGGAACAACTGGCTTTTTCCTCACTTTCTTTTCTTACTAATCCTTGTTGAAGTGTACTAtgatttccctttttttttctgcacaaAGGATAGTATTTGTAGATTTTGATATGACAACAAATAAATGTTATTGGCCTCCCATGTGATTTTATCTAATATAGTTCAATTCAAGATGCATGGCTTAAGTTTAAATCCATATAAATGTTTCTGTGGAGGGATTCTACTTGTTTGGATCTACATCCCCTGATTTATTAGATCATAAGAAAAATCCCGGCATCTTTACTACGAAATTTGAAATGATACATTTCCTTAAAATTCTTAGAGTAACAAATAAGTGGCCAAACTTTTCTTTTCAGGAGTCCCTTATGGTCATTATACTGCCATGCCATCCAAAGAATGTCACATGGCAAAAGGTAAGAGTGATATACTGAAGTAACTTGATAGGATCATGGGATTCATGGGAGAATGTAACCGTTGGATTCATCTAAGATTTTAGGCATAACCACATCTTTATGTGATGGATGTCCTGGATTTATGTCGCACTTTATGTTAGTCCATTACTTAGCCAAGTATCAAAGCAGTAGGAGTGATTTAACATGACCTTCCAAATGCCTGCCTTTCATTTCTTTTATGACTTTTAGGGAGATACTGCTTATTTCTGATCCTATTTCAAatcatccttttcttttcccctagTAGAATAATACGATGATATTTCATTTTATATTTGGGAATGATAGTTTAATACTATATATGGTTTTTACACTTGTGTACCCTGGCTCATCTGTATTTGCTTTGGGGCTTCTGGAGACTGGACTTGTTTCTAGCCTGCTGGGCTGGAACAATCCATCTTACTTATTTCCCATTTTACTTTCCTTTTCTATTACTCTTATATAGTTGTACACTGAAGAACAATTAAAATTTCAATTGGAAGTAATGTCTTGCAATGTTTTCAATCCTATAAAAGCATGAaactgtcttttttttttcaggaatgACTTTTCGTCACATGTTATACCCTTCCTACAAGAGCAACCGCATCCCGACACCAGACACCATTGTCCAGGGCATGCAATACTTGAAGGCATCTATTAAAGCGATGTCAATCAAAGTGATTGAGGTAAAAGATATATTAGCAAGTGTATGATTGGCATTATATtctttattatatattttcattTGAGTTCTTAAATGATGGTTGTAGGTTCCTGGTGTCGAAGCTGATGATGTTATTGGCACACTAGCTGTCAGCAGTGTATCTGCAGGCTACAAGGTAATAAAACTTTCTACTGTGATTATTTGTGAACATTTTATTCATGAATTGTTCTTCAATATTCTCAATGGATATTTCATAAGTATCTCTCTTCATGAATCGTTCTCCAGTGCCGTCTTTAATCTTTCACATCATTTACAAAAGTTAGTACTTATAAACTGCTGAGGTGTTATAGATTCACTGAAActgtttttatttgttttgaaaTGATTGATATTTTGTAAAAGTTGATTCATAACTAACTTTTCCAATTGCACATGACAAAACTGAATGTCTGGAATTAAGTCATAGGTATGTTGAATTTTGTAACAAAAATGCAAGAAATACAGTGTAACTAAAATGTGATGCCGTTGCAGTGTGTTGGATATGATATCTTATTGTGTACTCTGGTCCTTATTTGAAGGTACGGATTGTCTCCCCTGATAAAGACTTCTTCCAAATTCTTTCACCTTCTTTACGTTTGCTGAGGATTGCTCCTCGTGGTTCTGGGTAAGTGTACTTGGTTTTTTTTGCCTTTCTTGCATGCTTACTGGAATACTCTAATAGCTAATCGTTTTTATTTGGACATGGAGGATGGTTTCATTTGGAGTTGAAGACTTTGTCAAGAGATATGGAGCACTGAAACCATCACAGTTTGTTGACGTTGTTGCGCTTTCTGGAGATAAAGCCGACAATATACCAGGTACCCTTTATTTCTATTGTGCCTTATGCTACACATCTGTTCTGACATCCATTCTTCTTTCAGACTAATTTTTGTTGGTAGCTATGAAAACTATGAGAGAAAGGATACTAAACTTTGGTCTGCATTGggttgtatttatttatttatttctcgCAATAAATTCTTGTGCTTGGCTACCTTTGTTTTTCTTGTCCAATATCTTTCATTTCAGCTCTAAAACAGAAAAATGGACCACAGTTGCACACGATTTTGATGTGTCAAAGTATTTTTAAGTTGATAATGTGATAGAAAATAAAGTTCATACACTGTATATAATGTGCTTGCCGAAGAAAATGGTGGTTGCATGATCTATAGACATAGTGATTTCATTTTGGTTCTTCTacctatttatttattatttattatgtGCTGTAATCTTACTGTTTGATAAAAACCTTAAATCAACTCATCAAATATGTTATGGACCCTATGAAGTCTACTGTCCCCCATCTTTTTAAGGGGAAAAACATGATTCTCATGTCTGAAAATTATTTCATGTTATGATATATGTTTGTACGTTACCAACACTTCACCAGTGCAATGCAGATTCGTAAGCTAATTTTCTATATATGGTAGTCTATCGACCAAGTTGTTTATGATGTGACCGGAACCATGTTCTTTTTCAGGAGTTGAAGGGATTGGAGATATTAATGCGGTAAAACTGATAACTAAGTTTGGTATGTTCTTCtctttaaagtttttttttagattgtCGCCTTGGTGCGAACCACTCGAGCTAAACACATTCTGTTCTAATAAAGGACTGCTTGTATACACTCAAACTACTCAAGATTGAAAAGTTCATGATTTCCCTGTGATCAATCTACCTGTTTAGTCTTGGTTATTAAGTTCTACTCCCCTAAAAAATATAAGTAGTTTTTAGCTTTCTCAAGTCTTTCCTAAATGTAAGTCATCCTAAACTTCTAGCCACCTTTTACTCCTCCCTTTCTTCCGTGAATAATTCACATTATTCAATGTGGTATAAGTAAAGGGTAACAAGGTCGTTTGATGTACTTTATTATCCCTGTACATAAATCTAGAATAACTTATATTTGGAATCCAAGTATTCTATGTTTTGAGTTTGGAAATAGTGGGCATATTAGCTGTCCTGATAATCCTGCAATTCTCCAAAAGTTATAACTTTGTCATTTTATTGGTACTCACATAGGTTCCTTGGAGAATCTGTTGAAATCTGTGGATGAAGTTGAGGAAGAACGAATTAAACAGGTATCATTCTTAATATTATACATTAGATGAGATATCCCCTCTTCGCATTTATCAGCATGCACTTATGCACAGAAATGCCAAGATACAGAAACTGGGTTGCATGACGCTTTTGTTTCACTAGAACAGCGCAATACAATGACCCCATTAAATGGCATTGATATTTTACCCTTTAGTATAATATGATTATCTTCTTGAATGTTGATTGCACATACTCTCTTGTcaaatatatcattttttatcTTATGACTTCTCAAATGGTTGAGCAAATCATATTTGGTGTGGTCCTTTACAGGCTTTGATATCTCAATCTGAACAAGCAATGCTTTGCAAAAGCCTGgtaatcttttttttatgttgCTCAAAAGTCCTTTCTATTGTCTTGATGAATCATGAAATGCAATCATCT
Coding sequences:
- the LOC4332131 gene encoding uncharacterized protein isoform X1; this encodes MACCCLRASTAPRFLLFRAAARRAPLPVAVSRKGFSEQSVLPITDMIENFQGPSMENIPRIPLYDDSLPSSLLTTSPNPSDSVAHADPSKSRIMLVDGTSVMYRSYYKILAQLQHGQLEHADGNGDWVLTIFKALSLVLDMLEFIPSHAAVVFDHDGVPYGHYTAMPSKECHMAKGMTFRHMLYPSYKSNRIPTPDTIVQGMQYLKASIKAMSIKVIEVPGVEADDVIGTLAVSSVSAGYKVRIVSPDKDFFQILSPSLRLLRIAPRGSGMVSFGVEDFVKRYGALKPSQFVDVVALSGDKADNIPGVEGIGDINAVKLITKFGSLENLLKSVDEVEEERIKQALISQSEQAMLCKSLATLRSDLPSYMVPFKTSDLVFQKPKDDGAKFIKLLRALEAYAEGSSADLIIRRAAYLWNKLNS
- the LOC4332131 gene encoding uncharacterized protein isoform X2; translation: MACCCLRASTAPRFLLFRAAARRAPLPVAVSRKGFSEQSVLPITDMIENFQGPSMENIPRIPLYDDSLPSSLLTTSPNPSDSVAHADPSKSRIMLVDGTSVMYRSYYKILAQLQHGQLEHADGNGDWVLTIFKALSLVLDMLEFIPSHAAVVFDHDGMTFRHMLYPSYKSNRIPTPDTIVQGMQYLKASIKAMSIKVIEVPGVEADDVIGTLAVSSVSAGYKVRIVSPDKDFFQILSPSLRLLRIAPRGSGMVSFGVEDFVKRYGALKPSQFVDVVALSGDKADNIPGVEGIGDINAVKLITKFGSLENLLKSVDEVEEERIKQALISQSEQAMLCKSLATLRSDLPSYMVPFKTSDLVFQKPKDDGAKFIKLLRALEAYAEGSSADLIIRRAAYLWNKLNS